TATTAGGGCGCTTGGTGATTGGTTTGGTTAAAAAACCCGCAGACGGTGCGATATTGCTAACTAATACTTGCAACTGAATTTTGCATTAGCGATAATTCGCGCCGTTGTTAGATAAGCGTTTGTCCTTAAATTGCTTTGAAAACAGTTTTATGGTGACCCTTTCGGTCCCTTCGCAATGATACTCTGTTAACCCGGCCAGGCCCGGAAGGGAGCAACCGTAGCAGACGACTCATGTGCCGGAGTGTGGCTGATTGGGTGACCACCCAATTCTTTCTTTTCTTCGCATTCTTTATTTTACTTTTCGAGCGTTTATTCAAACAGATAAAGTTAGCTTTGTTCATATTGCACGCTAAATCCACTGTTTTACTCACGACCAAGTACGACCAAGTGCTTGTTATTTAGACGATAAATTTTTATAGTCGGATTAGAGTTCTTTTAATCATGGAAGATATGGAAAATTTAGCACTTTCAACTCAGCAGTATTTTGAGCTATTACCTGGCAAGCAGTTAGACTTACAATTTACGCACCCTGTAGGACTTCGCCTGAAAACTTCTCTCGTTGGTTATTCGGTTGGGCAATACATCATTATAAAGCACCCAGAGCCTTCGAAACTGAGCAGTTATCAAGATGTCCTAGTAGCAGGGAATATGGTGATTGTGCGTTATATTGTTGAGGGTAGCCAAGGGCAATGTTGTGCGTTTAAGTCAACGATTAGGTCGGTAAGTAAGCACCCTTACATTATGATCTTTATCGACTTTCCAGCAAGTATAGAAAACCGAGAGCTGCGTAATCATCAACGCTACGTAACCCATTTACCCGCGGCGATTTATGCCAGCAAAGAAAAGGGTGAAGGACAAGCGCGAATTAACGGTGTCATTAACGATGTCTCTGCAAAAGGTTGTGGTTTTTCGTTTAAATCAAATAACAGTAAGCTGAGTGTTAATAAAACCGATATCGTAGTGGTGATTGCTTTATCTGAAGAAGCGAGTCTACATATTCCCGCTAAGGTGTGTAACAGCCGTTATCAGCAAGGTAAGGTTAATGTTGGGATTGCGTTTGTTGACGCTGATCAGCAAGTGCAACAGTTATTAGAACATTTGCTGATCGAAAGCGATCGCTAGGTTCAGGTGAATTAGTGATGCACCTTCATAAACTCTAAACCTTTTTGCACAGCAACTTTT
This Thalassotalea euphylliae DNA region includes the following protein-coding sequences:
- a CDS encoding flagellar brake protein; translated protein: MENLALSTQQYFELLPGKQLDLQFTHPVGLRLKTSLVGYSVGQYIIIKHPEPSKLSSYQDVLVAGNMVIVRYIVEGSQGQCCAFKSTIRSVSKHPYIMIFIDFPASIENRELRNHQRYVTHLPAAIYASKEKGEGQARINGVINDVSAKGCGFSFKSNNSKLSVNKTDIVVVIALSEEASLHIPAKVCNSRYQQGKVNVGIAFVDADQQVQQLLEHLLIESDR